The following proteins come from a genomic window of Flavobacterium eburneipallidum:
- a CDS encoding amidase, which translates to MDSKIKEIHQQLVSKQITCTALVQEKLDLLKQNTYNSVNAVLDTLALELAAKVDTKIANGETIGLLEGIPFGIKDVYMLQGTYTTASSDLLKNYKSPYTATAIQKLLDAGAIPLVKENCDSFGHGSSSENTIFGAVKNAVNPELVAGGSSGGSAVNVAKDYTVFSIGGDTGGSIRQPAGYNHIYGFKPTYGRISRFGLMAYASSTDCVGPLAKSIEDIRIVLNVMSGKDPKDQTSIASSEISEEEITTSTIKTIGYFKNFIESDAIDAQVKADFLASIEKIKAKGIEVKELDFFKSDLLVSTYYTLAMAETASNLSRLDGTNYGNRIEAENLIETYAVTRSENFSEETKRRIVGGNQVLSQGFSDEIYLKGLAVRDQISENFSKDFEEVDIILSPVTPSTPPKIGDSLKDPLAMYLSDAYTVGFSLGQLPTLTVPQGTNTGLQITAAKNNDELVLKFANFLKDTI; encoded by the coding sequence ATGGATTCTAAAATAAAAGAAATACACCAACAATTGGTGTCAAAACAAATCACTTGTACGGCTTTAGTACAAGAGAAATTAGACTTACTGAAACAAAATACATATAACTCTGTAAATGCTGTATTGGATACTTTGGCGCTGGAATTAGCTGCAAAAGTAGATACTAAAATTGCAAACGGAGAAACTATCGGTTTGTTAGAAGGAATTCCTTTTGGAATTAAAGATGTTTATATGTTGCAGGGAACTTACACGACTGCAAGTTCTGATTTGTTGAAAAATTATAAATCGCCTTATACAGCTACTGCTATTCAAAAATTATTGGATGCGGGTGCGATTCCTTTGGTAAAAGAAAACTGCGACAGTTTTGGTCACGGTTCTTCTAGTGAAAACACCATTTTTGGAGCGGTAAAAAATGCAGTTAATCCTGAATTAGTTGCAGGTGGTTCAAGCGGTGGATCGGCGGTGAATGTGGCTAAAGATTATACTGTATTTTCTATTGGTGGAGATACTGGAGGCTCGATTCGTCAGCCTGCCGGATACAATCATATTTATGGTTTCAAACCCACTTACGGAAGAATTTCGAGATTTGGATTAATGGCTTACGCATCTTCTACAGATTGTGTTGGTCCATTGGCAAAATCAATTGAAGATATTAGAATTGTGTTGAATGTAATGAGCGGAAAGGATCCAAAAGATCAAACCTCAATTGCTTCATCAGAAATTAGTGAAGAAGAAATCACAACTTCAACTATAAAAACAATCGGTTATTTTAAAAACTTTATCGAAAGCGATGCTATAGATGCTCAAGTAAAAGCTGATTTTTTAGCGAGTATCGAAAAAATAAAAGCCAAAGGAATTGAAGTAAAAGAATTGGATTTCTTTAAATCAGATCTTTTAGTTTCGACGTATTATACTTTGGCAATGGCGGAAACGGCTTCGAATTTATCCCGTTTGGACGGAACCAATTATGGAAACCGTATTGAAGCGGAGAATTTAATTGAAACGTATGCGGTGACGCGTTCTGAAAACTTTTCAGAAGAAACAAAACGTAGAATTGTAGGTGGAAATCAGGTGTTGTCACAAGGTTTCTCTGATGAAATCTATTTAAAAGGATTGGCTGTAAGAGATCAAATTTCTGAAAACTTCAGTAAGGATTTTGAAGAGGTGGATATTATTTTATCACCAGTTACACCAAGTACGCCACCTAAAATTGGAGACAGTTTAAAAGATCCGTTGGCGATGTATTTATCCGATGCTTATACAGTTGGTTTTAGTTTAGGACAATTACCGACTTTAACTGTGCCACAAGGAACGAATACTGGATTGCAGATTACAGCAGCAAAAAATAATGATGAATTAGTGTTGAAGTTTGCTAACTTCTTAAAAGATACAATATAA
- a CDS encoding T9SS type B sorting domain-containing protein has protein sequence MKNTLKTFVFMFLNILLFHSNSYANHTALALDPPTVTSPVNLCQNPIVKNLSAIPSAGCTLIWYGTNSVGGTGSSTPPTINPINVGTTTYYVSQTDGVTESARVPIVVNIVANNGEDMKFFPSCKYLKVTTGPDTVPPTTLSSVYFEWIDGNSVASIPYLYSYSYVIYDTQSRPIGPAITGTTTDTHIEIFGILKGQNIIMTVRSATNPCIDTQTNICQLLCRVITNPDFPDITPICQDDSSVPNLDATSPNGLTGLWTPAVIDTRTPGTFTYRFDPDPINFPCANFQKLNITILPKVAPIFNSFPTTVCQGAAAPVLPLASNNPTPITGTWSPNTVDTSILGTTTYTFTPDNPAQCPLTAPVTFSIIVKPIVTDAGFTPIAPICIGSPAPTLNTLSPLGIKGTWFPTRINTNSVGTTAYTFTPDANQCGISQTFDVTIIPKKVPDFVAIPAFCVDDPAPLLATTSPNNISGTWFPAVVDNLSSGTYIFTPNANECATTQIMDITVNQPTSPDFSNYSICSGNPAPSLDATSPNGITGVWNPNTVDNLNTGLYTFTPNAGQCAIPQTIEVTVLPSKTLIDFNTEITAAFSKNQKITITPIAASNDYLYQLNDGLFQKSPVFENVAAGYHSVTVQDIAGCGNAIVKNNILVIDYPRFFTPNSDGYNDTWNISPLKEQSSSRIYIHDRYGKLLKEISPKGSGWDGTYKGQLLPATDYWFTVEYEEQGSIKKFKSHFTLKR, from the coding sequence ATGAAAAATACCCTGAAGACATTTGTTTTTATGTTTTTAAATATCCTTTTGTTTCATTCAAATAGTTATGCAAACCATACCGCTTTAGCATTAGATCCTCCAACAGTAACTTCTCCTGTCAATTTATGTCAAAATCCTATAGTAAAAAACCTTTCGGCCATACCCTCTGCTGGATGTACACTAATTTGGTATGGCACTAACTCTGTAGGAGGAACAGGAAGTTCTACTCCTCCAACAATAAACCCAATAAATGTAGGCACAACAACCTACTATGTAAGCCAAACTGATGGTGTAACCGAGAGCGCTAGAGTTCCAATCGTTGTAAATATAGTAGCAAATAATGGTGAAGACATGAAGTTTTTCCCTTCTTGCAAATATTTAAAAGTAACAACTGGGCCTGATACAGTTCCTCCAACGACATTATCTTCGGTATATTTTGAATGGATCGATGGAAATTCTGTTGCATCTATTCCTTACCTTTATTCTTATTCTTATGTAATTTACGACACCCAGTCAAGACCAATTGGACCAGCAATTACAGGAACCACTACTGATACTCATATAGAAATTTTTGGAATCTTAAAAGGACAGAATATAATCATGACTGTTAGATCTGCCACTAATCCTTGTATTGATACACAAACCAATATTTGTCAATTACTTTGTAGAGTGATTACAAACCCCGATTTTCCAGACATTACTCCCATTTGTCAAGATGACAGTTCTGTTCCAAATTTAGACGCTACTTCTCCCAACGGACTCACTGGACTTTGGACTCCTGCTGTTATTGATACAAGAACTCCAGGCACTTTTACGTATAGATTTGATCCTGATCCTATAAATTTTCCTTGTGCTAATTTCCAGAAACTAAATATTACAATTTTACCCAAAGTAGCTCCTATTTTTAATTCTTTTCCAACAACAGTTTGTCAAGGAGCTGCCGCGCCAGTATTGCCTTTAGCATCAAACAATCCAACGCCAATCACAGGGACTTGGAGTCCTAATACGGTGGATACTTCCATTTTAGGTACTACGACTTATACTTTCACACCTGATAATCCAGCTCAATGTCCATTGACCGCTCCAGTAACTTTTTCCATTATCGTCAAACCTATCGTTACAGATGCTGGCTTCACACCTATTGCCCCCATTTGTATTGGAAGTCCAGCACCTACATTGAATACGCTATCGCCATTAGGAATAAAAGGAACTTGGTTTCCAACACGAATCAATACGAATTCAGTAGGAACAACAGCCTATACTTTTACACCCGATGCTAACCAATGTGGTATTTCCCAAACTTTTGATGTAACGATAATTCCTAAAAAAGTGCCTGATTTTGTAGCAATTCCAGCTTTTTGTGTTGATGATCCAGCACCACTATTAGCCACTACTTCACCTAATAATATTTCAGGAACTTGGTTTCCTGCTGTGGTAGATAATTTATCGAGTGGCACTTATATTTTTACACCAAACGCTAATGAATGCGCGACAACACAAATCATGGACATAACTGTAAACCAACCCACAAGCCCCGATTTTAGCAATTATTCTATTTGCTCTGGAAATCCAGCACCAAGTTTAGATGCTACTTCTCCAAATGGAATTACAGGAGTCTGGAATCCTAATACAGTTGATAATTTGAATACTGGATTATACACTTTTACTCCTAATGCTGGACAATGTGCCATACCCCAAACAATTGAAGTCACTGTTTTACCATCTAAAACTTTGATTGATTTTAATACCGAAATAACAGCAGCTTTTTCTAAAAATCAAAAAATCACTATTACTCCCATTGCTGCTAGCAACGATTATTTGTATCAATTAAACGATGGTCTTTTTCAGAAAAGTCCTGTTTTCGAAAATGTAGCAGCTGGATACCATTCGGTTACTGTTCAAGACATAGCAGGATGCGGCAATGCTATCGTAAAAAACAATATTTTAGTTATTGATTATCCAAGATTTTTCACCCCAAATAGTGATGGTTATAATGACACTTGGAATATTTCCCCTTTAAAAGAGCAATCGTCTTCTAGGATATATATTCATGATAGATACGGAAAACTATTGAAAGAAATAAGCCCAAAAGGGAGTGGTTGGGACGGAACCTACAAAGGACAACTTTTACCTGCCACCGATTATTGGTTTACGGTAGAATATGAGGAACAAGGAAGTATCAAAAAATTCAAATCGCATTTTACTTTGAAGAGGTAA
- a CDS encoding tetratricopeptide repeat protein, which translates to MRKIYRFLFLIIFIHTLSVSAQKSAIYSYDSKDFDKALLLYKDGQYASAQIIFDRVKSATANEELKSDCAYYVANCAIRSNQPNADVLMERFVADYPTSIKQNQAYIEVAHYYFKQGNYPKALEWFDKVDESSLSFSDSDKFNFQKGYSFFSAKNKKEATTYFNKVANSKEYGSQAKYYLGFMAYEGDDYKQATKYFDEVSGEEKYKEKLSYYQADMNFKLGNFQKAIDLGEKAMAKSSPLEKSELNKIIGESYFNLKKYDKAIPYLSLYKGKKGKWNNTDFYQLGYAYYMQKDYENAISQFNKIIGGNDFVAQNAYYHLGESYLNLDKKQQSLNAFKNASEMTFDAKIQEDANLNYAKLSYEIGNSYQSTPDVLNSFMKKYPNNPNKPEIERLLIDSYISSKNYKEALVLLDKNKSPENRLAYQKVTFYRGLELYTDRKYEDAALLFDKSLAGQKDAQFAARATFWKGETEYVLNDFRNAVLSYKQFQGFPQAVTTPEYKNVNYNIAYAYFKQKEYDQAGNYFENQIKVKDDKVRLHDSYLRLADCRFVTTKYTSALEAYNKVIEFKSVDADYAYFQKAICYGFIAKNDKKIEELNNFLQLYPKSEYRDDAYFELGNTYVAQNKQDLAIKTYDKLNAEFKNGSFASKAILRQGLVYYNADKDEQALTKFKKVAADFPKTPEALEAVSTARLIYVDNGRVDEYATWVRTLDFVAVTDAELDNDTYEAAEKQYMQSNTKQAISGFNGYIAKFPRGIHSLKANYYLAQSYYSDGQETKSVPNYEYVVAGSRNEFTEPSLNRLAQIFLKNNNSEKAIPVLLRLESESDVAQNKTFAQSNLMKSYYENKDYPNSVIYAEKVLANPKMDNNVKSDAQIIIARAAIQTGDEAKARSAYAKLQTIAKGELAAEALYYDAYFKNKDAKFEDSNAAVQKLAKNYSSYKYFGAKGLVLMAKNFYGLKDSFQATYILDSVIKNFTDFPDVVSEAQKELNTIKSEEAKTNSSVTN; encoded by the coding sequence ATGCGTAAAATATACAGGTTTCTCTTTTTAATAATTTTCATTCATACTCTATCCGTTTCGGCACAAAAATCAGCAATTTACTCTTACGATTCCAAAGATTTTGACAAAGCGCTTTTGTTGTATAAAGACGGACAATATGCTTCGGCTCAAATTATTTTTGATAGAGTAAAATCGGCTACAGCCAATGAGGAACTCAAATCAGATTGTGCTTATTATGTTGCCAATTGTGCTATTCGTAGCAATCAACCCAATGCTGATGTATTGATGGAGCGATTTGTTGCGGATTATCCAACGAGTATCAAACAAAATCAAGCTTATATAGAAGTAGCACACTATTATTTCAAACAAGGAAATTATCCAAAAGCTTTAGAATGGTTTGATAAAGTGGACGAAAGCAGTTTGAGTTTTAGCGACAGCGACAAATTTAATTTCCAAAAAGGGTATAGTTTTTTCAGTGCCAAAAACAAAAAAGAAGCAACTACCTATTTTAATAAAGTAGCCAATTCCAAAGAGTACGGTTCTCAAGCCAAATATTATCTCGGTTTTATGGCTTATGAAGGCGATGATTACAAACAGGCAACCAAATATTTTGACGAAGTTTCGGGCGAAGAAAAGTACAAAGAAAAATTGTCTTACTATCAGGCCGATATGAATTTCAAGTTAGGAAATTTTCAAAAAGCGATTGATTTAGGCGAAAAAGCGATGGCAAAATCCTCTCCTTTAGAAAAATCTGAACTGAATAAAATTATTGGCGAAAGTTATTTTAACCTGAAAAAATACGACAAAGCCATTCCGTATTTGTCTTTGTATAAAGGAAAAAAAGGGAAATGGAACAACACTGATTTCTATCAATTAGGATATGCTTATTACATGCAAAAGGATTATGAGAATGCCATTTCACAGTTCAATAAAATTATTGGCGGAAATGATTTTGTGGCTCAAAATGCTTATTACCATTTGGGCGAAAGCTACTTGAATTTAGATAAAAAACAGCAGTCTTTGAATGCTTTCAAGAATGCTTCTGAAATGACATTTGATGCTAAAATACAAGAAGATGCGAATTTGAATTATGCTAAATTGAGTTACGAAATAGGAAATTCATACCAAAGCACTCCCGATGTTTTGAATTCTTTTATGAAAAAATATCCAAATAATCCCAACAAACCTGAAATAGAGCGTTTGTTGATTGATTCGTATATTTCATCTAAAAACTACAAGGAAGCATTGGTGTTATTAGACAAAAATAAGTCACCAGAAAATAGATTAGCCTATCAAAAAGTTACTTTTTACAGAGGTTTAGAATTGTACACTGATCGAAAATACGAAGATGCGGCACTATTATTTGATAAATCTTTAGCAGGGCAAAAAGACGCTCAATTTGCGGCTCGTGCCACTTTTTGGAAAGGAGAAACAGAATATGTTTTGAACGATTTTCGAAATGCAGTATTGAGTTACAAACAATTTCAAGGTTTTCCGCAAGCTGTAACAACACCCGAATATAAAAACGTTAATTACAACATTGCCTACGCTTATTTCAAGCAAAAAGAATACGATCAAGCGGGAAATTATTTCGAAAACCAAATAAAAGTAAAGGATGACAAAGTGCGTTTGCATGATTCGTATTTGCGTTTAGCCGATTGTCGATTTGTAACAACTAAATATACTTCGGCGCTTGAGGCTTACAATAAAGTAATCGAATTCAAAAGTGTCGATGCGGATTATGCTTATTTTCAAAAAGCTATTTGCTACGGATTTATTGCCAAAAACGATAAAAAAATCGAAGAACTCAACAACTTTTTGCAATTGTATCCTAAATCAGAATACCGTGACGATGCGTATTTTGAACTCGGAAATACTTATGTAGCTCAAAACAAACAAGACCTTGCGATAAAAACGTATGATAAATTAAATGCTGAATTCAAAAATGGTTCTTTTGCCTCAAAAGCTATTTTACGTCAGGGATTGGTTTATTATAATGCAGATAAAGACGAGCAAGCTTTAACAAAATTTAAAAAAGTAGCGGCTGATTTTCCTAAAACTCCCGAAGCTCTCGAAGCGGTTTCTACAGCACGATTGATTTATGTGGACAACGGAAGAGTGGACGAATATGCTACTTGGGTACGCACTTTGGATTTCGTTGCTGTTACCGATGCTGAATTGGATAATGACACCTACGAAGCTGCCGAAAAACAATACATGCAAAGCAATACCAAACAAGCCATATCGGGATTTAACGGCTATATTGCTAAATTTCCAAGAGGAATTCATTCGTTGAAAGCGAATTATTATTTGGCACAATCGTATTATTCAGATGGTCAGGAAACCAAATCGGTTCCCAATTATGAATATGTAGTTGCTGGTTCTCGAAATGAATTTACCGAACCATCTTTGAACCGATTGGCACAAATTTTCTTGAAAAATAATAATTCAGAGAAAGCAATTCCAGTATTGTTAAGATTAGAAAGCGAATCTGATGTGGCGCAAAATAAAACTTTTGCCCAATCTAATTTGATGAAATCGTATTATGAAAACAAGGATTATCCCAATTCGGTTATTTATGCCGAGAAAGTTTTGGCAAACCCAAAAATGGATAACAATGTAAAAAGCGATGCTCAAATTATCATTGCTCGTGCTGCTATTCAAACGGGTGACGAAGCAAAAGCTCGTTCAGCTTACGCCAAATTACAAACTATTGCCAAAGGAGAATTAGCTGCCGAAGCCTTGTATTATGATGCCTATTTCAAAAACAAAGATGCGAAATTTGAAGATTCTAATGCAGCTGTTCAAAAATTAGCCAAGAATTATTCCAGTTATAAATATTTTGGAGCCAAAGGTTTAGTGCTAATGGCAAAGAATTTCTACGGATTGAAAGACAGTTTTCAAGCCACGTATATTTTGGATAGCGTCATCAAAAACTTTACGGATTTCCCTGATGTAGTTTCCGAAGCTCAAAAAGAATTGAATACCATCAAAAGTGAAGAAGCTAAAACGAATTCATCTGTAACTAATTAA
- a CDS encoding TonB-dependent receptor: MKLNTSSFYIQTTFPLLGKFGIGVLLLVAPFSFAQKKDPKKDENIGTEVVNVVKPYTPTISDAFKVREIPAIEDEENSKKEIIKYNIFSFPVASTFTPSKGKAEGVEKEKQAKLYNNYATLGVGNYGILNGELFVNQDLGANDYVAGMFRHLSSQGGIKNVDLENSFYDTAIDLTYGVRGNALSWNLDLGFQNQVYNWYGLPTDFGSSLTPVNKAILIDGINPQQVYNNLYIGGKIDFNEGPVQDISLKYNHFSDAYDSSENRFYAKPALQFEIDDLNIKTNLIVDYVGGSFKNDYSNTNSIKYGFTNFGIAPSFAMQRDDWTFNLGAAVFYSMDLENSDSKFLVYPQINASYKVVGDLMIFYAGAEGNLEQNTYADFVSKNPYLSPTFDIKPTDKQFDIYAGLKGKLTNTIGYNLRASYVNERNRALFKSNDYNEDATNQNYAFGNSLQVVYDDMKTISFYGELKADLSEDVSFGIDATFSSYTNDFQEEVWNLPAIKLNAKLDFNITEKWYAGANVFYVGERKDQKLNTDIVYAVAPSPITLDSYFDVNAHVGFKYNERLTAFLRLNNIANQDYQKWMNFPVQGFQAVLGANYKFDF, encoded by the coding sequence ATGAAATTAAATACAAGCAGTTTTTATATACAAACAACTTTTCCTCTTTTAGGAAAGTTTGGAATCGGAGTTTTACTTTTAGTTGCTCCATTTTCTTTTGCCCAAAAAAAAGATCCTAAAAAAGACGAAAACATTGGTACAGAAGTAGTAAATGTGGTAAAACCATACACACCCACTATTTCGGATGCTTTCAAAGTGCGTGAAATTCCTGCTATAGAGGATGAAGAAAATAGCAAAAAGGAAATTATAAAATATAACATTTTCTCCTTTCCTGTAGCTTCAACTTTTACGCCATCCAAAGGAAAAGCTGAAGGTGTCGAAAAAGAAAAACAAGCCAAATTGTATAATAATTATGCAACGCTTGGAGTAGGGAATTATGGCATTTTGAATGGAGAATTATTTGTAAACCAAGATTTGGGTGCCAATGATTATGTAGCTGGAATGTTCCGTCATCTTTCGTCGCAAGGCGGAATCAAAAACGTAGATTTAGAGAATTCTTTTTACGATACTGCTATTGATTTGACTTATGGCGTTCGTGGTAATGCTTTGTCATGGAATCTGGATTTGGGCTTTCAAAATCAAGTGTATAATTGGTATGGATTGCCTACAGATTTTGGTAGTTCCTTAACTCCTGTTAATAAAGCTATTTTGATAGATGGAATCAATCCACAGCAAGTTTATAATAATTTATATATTGGAGGGAAAATAGATTTTAACGAAGGACCAGTTCAAGATATAAGCCTAAAATACAATCATTTTTCAGATGCCTACGATTCATCCGAAAATAGATTTTATGCAAAACCTGCGTTGCAATTCGAGATTGATGATTTAAACATAAAAACGAATCTGATAGTAGATTACGTTGGCGGAAGTTTCAAAAATGATTATTCGAATACTAATTCCATAAAATATGGCTTTACTAATTTTGGAATCGCTCCAAGTTTTGCCATGCAAAGAGACGATTGGACTTTCAATTTGGGTGCTGCCGTTTTTTATAGCATGGATTTAGAAAACAGTGACAGTAAATTTTTAGTGTATCCACAGATTAATGCTTCCTATAAAGTGGTGGGCGATTTGATGATTTTCTATGCTGGAGCCGAGGGAAATTTGGAACAAAATACATACGCTGATTTTGTGAGCAAAAATCCTTATTTATCGCCAACATTTGATATAAAACCAACTGACAAACAATTTGATATTTACGCTGGTTTAAAAGGAAAATTGACCAACACTATTGGGTACAATCTTCGCGCTTCGTATGTAAACGAAAGAAACAGAGCTTTGTTCAAAAGCAACGATTATAACGAGGATGCAACTAATCAAAATTATGCTTTTGGGAATTCCTTGCAAGTTGTTTATGATGACATGAAAACCATTAGTTTTTATGGCGAATTAAAAGCAGACCTTTCCGAGGATGTAAGTTTTGGAATTGACGCCACTTTTAGCAGTTATACCAATGATTTTCAGGAGGAAGTTTGGAATTTACCAGCCATAAAATTAAATGCCAAATTAGATTTTAATATTACCGAAAAATGGTACGCTGGAGCCAATGTGTTCTATGTTGGCGAACGAAAAGATCAAAAATTGAACACTGATATTGTTTATGCTGTAGCTCCAAGTCCAATAACTTTGGATAGTTATTTTGATGTAAATGCACACGTTGGATTCAAATACAACGAACGCTTGACTGCTTTTTTAAGATTAAATAATATCGCCAATCAAGATTATCAAAAATGGATGAATTTTCCAGTTCAAGGATTTCAAGCTGTTTTAGGAGCTAATTATAAATTTGATTTCTAA
- a CDS encoding cell division ATP-binding protein FtsE, with amino-acid sequence MSQSVLSLKNVVISQGGRIILSNINLEVNHGEFIYIIGKTGTGKSSFMKALYADLPLTEGEGRIVDFDLATLKEDEIPFLRRKIGFVFQDFKLLPDRNVKDNMLFVLKATGWTDNSEIQNKIDEVLDKVGMLGSVGKMPHQLSGGEQQRVAIARALLNNPEFILADEPTGNLDPQTSVEVMEVLRKINAAGKTVIMATHDYALLMKFPSKTLKCEDAHIFEVVQKTV; translated from the coding sequence ATGTCACAATCCGTATTATCTTTAAAAAACGTAGTTATTTCTCAAGGAGGAAGAATCATATTGTCGAACATCAATCTTGAAGTAAATCACGGAGAATTTATTTATATCATCGGAAAAACAGGAACTGGAAAAAGTAGTTTTATGAAAGCCCTTTATGCTGATTTGCCATTAACCGAAGGAGAAGGAAGAATTGTAGATTTTGATTTAGCCACTTTAAAAGAAGACGAAATTCCGTTTTTGAGAAGAAAAATTGGGTTTGTATTTCAGGATTTCAAATTGCTTCCGGATCGTAATGTAAAAGACAATATGCTTTTTGTATTGAAAGCAACTGGCTGGACAGACAATAGTGAAATTCAAAATAAAATTGACGAAGTTTTAGACAAAGTAGGAATGCTAGGTTCTGTGGGCAAAATGCCACACCAACTTTCGGGAGGTGAACAACAACGAGTTGCTATTGCCAGAGCTTTACTTAACAATCCTGAATTTATTCTAGCTGATGAACCTACAGGAAATCTTGATCCTCAAACCAGTGTTGAAGTAATGGAAGTGTTACGCAAAATCAATGCTGCAGGAAAAACAGTGATTATGGCGACTCACGATTATGCGTTATTGATGAAATTCCCTTCGAAAACTTTGAAATGTGAAGATGCTCATATTTTTGAGGTGGTTCAGAAAACCGTATAA
- a CDS encoding LVIVD repeat-containing protein — translation MKTTFYFLLLITSFTFVSCENEDYEIYNVATPVTMSLSELRTSVKILPPQKINKSGKIYVYENFVFINDEEKGIHIIDNTIPTAPKKIAFLKIIGNTDIAVKDQMLFADSFTDLVVFDISNIRKIVEKNRLNDVFPNYTVFPSIDNNLPLQYDFKNVTSDKIIVDWTIKQEKRKPQDYDIQNGGIFYNSVSSESVTGKGGSLARFMVVEDYLYAVDNLKINIFNIQNLAAPTKIKEQIVGWGIETIFNRNDYLYLGSTNGMYIYDIKSLDNPVFTSRIAHINACDPVVVDEKYAYVTLRSGNLCGASESVLEIIDITNKKVPVKIKSYTMENPYGLGIKDQMLFVCDGTAGLKVFNKSDVLNLQTTNQFKNINPFDVIPLDDKLLLVGQNTLFQYKYVQNNIELMSTFSLDN, via the coding sequence ATGAAAACCACCTTCTACTTTTTGTTACTAATAACTTCGTTTACGTTTGTATCCTGTGAAAATGAAGATTATGAAATTTATAATGTAGCAACTCCAGTCACGATGTCTTTGAGTGAGTTAAGAACTTCAGTAAAAATATTACCACCTCAAAAAATTAATAAATCGGGTAAAATATATGTTTACGAAAATTTTGTGTTTATTAATGACGAAGAAAAAGGCATTCATATTATTGACAACACCATTCCAACCGCTCCTAAAAAAATAGCCTTCCTTAAAATTATTGGAAATACGGATATAGCCGTAAAAGACCAAATGCTTTTTGCCGATAGTTTTACCGATTTAGTCGTTTTTGATATTTCCAATATTAGAAAAATTGTAGAGAAAAATAGATTGAATGATGTTTTTCCAAATTACACTGTCTTTCCATCGATTGACAACAACCTTCCATTACAATATGATTTTAAAAATGTTACTTCTGATAAAATTATTGTTGATTGGACTATCAAACAAGAAAAAAGAAAACCACAAGATTATGATATTCAAAACGGAGGTATCTTTTACAACTCTGTAAGTTCTGAAAGTGTTACAGGAAAAGGCGGTTCATTGGCTCGTTTTATGGTTGTTGAAGATTATTTATATGCTGTTGATAATCTGAAAATCAATATTTTTAACATTCAAAATTTAGCTGCTCCAACAAAAATAAAAGAACAAATAGTAGGTTGGGGAATCGAAACCATTTTTAACAGAAATGACTATTTGTATTTGGGAAGTACCAATGGAATGTATATTTATGACATCAAATCGCTGGACAACCCTGTTTTTACATCAAGAATTGCTCACATCAATGCTTGTGATCCCGTAGTAGTTGATGAAAAATACGCTTATGTAACTTTACGATCAGGGAATTTATGCGGTGCATCTGAAAGTGTTTTAGAAATTATTGACATTACCAACAAAAAAGTTCCTGTGAAAATAAAATCATACACTATGGAAAATCCTTATGGTCTGGGAATTAAAGATCAAATGCTGTTTGTTTGTGATGGCACAGCGGGGCTAAAAGTGTTTAACAAATCGGATGTGTTGAATTTGCAAACAACAAATCAATTTAAAAACATCAATCCTTTTGATGTGATTCCTTTAGATGACAAATTGCTTTTGGTGGGTCAAAACACGCTTTTTCAATATAAGTATGTGCAAAACAATATCGAACTCATGAGTACATTTTCATTAGACAACTAA